The following coding sequences lie in one Arthrobacter sp. PGP41 genomic window:
- the treS gene encoding maltose alpha-D-glucosyltransferase, whose translation MNFNPQSSGQHFTPKSTFELNAPGLQHDPLWYRKAVFYEVLVRAFADANGDGSGDFSGLIDRLDYLQWLGVDCLWLPPFFQSPLRDGGYDISDYNSVLDEFGTISDFKRLVAEAHARGVRVIIDLPLNHTSDQHPWFQESRKDPDGPYGDFYVWSDTDEKYQDARIIFVDTEESNWTFDPIRRQFFWHRFFSHQPDLNFENPKVIEALFDVVRFWLDQGIDGFRADAIPYLYEEEGTNCENLPATHEFLRKLRTMVDESYPGRVIIAEANQPPNEVVEYFGTEEEPECHMAFHFPIMPRLYYALRDQRAAPIIETMQDTPEIPDGAQWGTFLRNHDELTLEMVTADERAAMLGWYAPDPRMRANIGIRRRLAPLLDNSRAEIELINALLLSLPGSPFLYYGDEIGMGDNIWLEDRDAVRTPMQWNPDRNAGFSNADPGKLYLPPIQSLVYNYGMANVEAEAAHSGSLLRWTRQILSVRKNHPAFGLGGFKHVDADHDAVLAYLRELPDGNSAGAVAETILCTFNLSQHPVAAQLKIPQFAGRGLRDVFGGQPFPGINEDGNLTLTLGSHDFFWLRIRSAASNPSSPYTQAMPILSIEN comes from the coding sequence GTGAATTTCAATCCGCAAAGTTCCGGCCAGCATTTCACTCCCAAGAGCACGTTCGAGCTAAATGCCCCGGGCCTTCAGCATGATCCGCTGTGGTACCGGAAGGCCGTGTTCTACGAAGTACTGGTAAGGGCCTTTGCGGATGCCAACGGTGACGGCTCCGGCGACTTCTCCGGCCTCATTGACAGGCTCGACTACCTGCAGTGGCTGGGCGTGGACTGCCTGTGGCTGCCGCCGTTTTTCCAGTCACCGCTGCGCGACGGCGGCTATGACATCTCCGACTACAACTCGGTCCTGGACGAGTTTGGAACCATCAGTGACTTCAAGCGGCTGGTTGCCGAAGCCCACGCCAGGGGCGTCCGGGTCATCATCGACCTGCCCCTGAACCACACGTCGGACCAGCACCCGTGGTTCCAGGAGTCGCGCAAGGACCCGGACGGCCCCTACGGGGACTTCTACGTCTGGAGCGACACCGACGAGAAGTACCAGGACGCGCGCATCATCTTCGTGGATACCGAGGAGTCCAACTGGACCTTCGATCCCATCCGCCGCCAGTTCTTCTGGCACCGGTTCTTCAGCCACCAGCCCGACCTGAACTTCGAAAACCCGAAGGTCATCGAGGCATTGTTCGATGTGGTCAGGTTCTGGCTCGACCAGGGGATCGACGGTTTCCGGGCTGACGCCATCCCCTACCTGTACGAAGAGGAGGGGACCAACTGCGAGAACCTTCCGGCCACCCACGAGTTCCTCCGGAAGCTCCGCACCATGGTGGATGAGAGCTATCCCGGGCGGGTCATCATCGCCGAGGCCAACCAGCCGCCGAACGAAGTGGTGGAATACTTCGGGACGGAGGAAGAGCCCGAATGCCACATGGCCTTCCACTTCCCGATCATGCCTCGGCTGTATTACGCGCTCAGGGACCAGAGGGCCGCCCCGATCATCGAGACCATGCAGGACACCCCCGAAATACCGGACGGGGCTCAGTGGGGCACCTTCCTGCGGAACCATGACGAACTGACCCTGGAAATGGTCACCGCGGACGAGCGGGCGGCCATGCTGGGCTGGTACGCGCCGGACCCCCGCATGCGTGCCAATATCGGCATCCGCCGCAGGCTCGCGCCCCTGCTGGACAACTCCCGCGCGGAGATCGAGCTGATCAACGCCCTGCTGCTTTCGCTGCCCGGCAGCCCTTTCCTGTATTACGGGGACGAGATCGGCATGGGTGACAACATCTGGCTTGAAGACCGCGACGCCGTGCGCACCCCGATGCAGTGGAACCCGGACCGGAATGCCGGGTTCTCCAACGCGGATCCGGGCAAGCTCTACCTGCCGCCCATCCAGTCCCTGGTCTACAACTACGGCATGGCCAATGTGGAGGCTGAGGCGGCCCATTCCGGTTCGCTGCTGCGCTGGACCCGGCAGATCCTGAGTGTCCGCAAGAACCATCCCGCATTCGGCCTCGGCGGGTTCAAGCACGTCGATGCCGACCACGACGCCGTGCTGGCCTACCTCCGCGAACTGCCGGACGGCAACTCGGCGGGAGCCGTCGCGGAGACCATCCTGTGCACCTTCAACCTCTCGCAGCATCCAGTCGCGGCCCAGTTGAAGATCCCGCAGTTCGCCGGACGGGGGCTGCGCGATGTCTTTGGCGGCCAGCCGTTCCCCGGCATCAACGAGGACGGAAACCTGACCCTGACCCTTGGCAGCCACGACTTCTTCTGGTTGCGGATCCGATCGGCTGCATCCAACCCGTCGTCCCCGTACACGCAGGCAATGCCGATCCTCTCGATTGAGAACTGA
- a CDS encoding 1,4-alpha-glucan branching enzyme has protein sequence MNQPILTPALTALLQEWLPRQRWFPVKTPDFEMSQAGSLGLEDPSGHAGLAVFLLSVTTQTPDGGRRTAVVQVPLSFRQAPAAGMERALVGQAAGMDPSRTWVYDAVHDPDFVGSLLELIRNREKAPNGTAAGFRADGERRLPTSRGVVKVLSGEQSNSSVIVDDGESAAILKVFRVLSDGTNPEVEVGAALTAAGTLEVPATLGWVRGEWLAQAANGSAANGTGPRYVQGELAVAHEFLAGGRDAWLLAVDAARSGTDFTAEARALGAATATVHQRLAEALGQSEEHQPGQVIAPAVAQRVRQAWAEAGSAVGPYDDALTALLDQLDHAPAGPLQRIHGDLHLGQILQVPGPAGGPARWAILDFEGEPLRPVAERNVPDVPLRDVVGMLRSFDYAAGAAQREQEGAQVPANWVDDCAEAFLAGYAAVTPGLVDRESPLFVALWLDKALYEVVYELRNRPDWLAIPVNASRRLLGGNGAGNHAGAASEGNEMTGSARTDRPGVPLHVDEGTLGKIANGEHHAPHSVLGAHLDDYGHVTIRTVKHLAEAVTVITPAGEVPMEHEAHGVWVAVLEPLQQGHVPDYRLSVTYPGAEPVTMDEPYRYLPTVGEVDLHLIGEGRHEKLWEVLGAHVQHYKSALGDVDGVSFAVWAPNAQAVRVKGDFNAWDGRENSLRSLGSSGVWELFVPGVLAGACYKFEIRTKAGHWVEKADPLAFGTEVPPLTASRVVEPSYAFKDDEWMEARAQRDPHNSAMSVYEVHLGSWRLGLGYRELAKELVDYVKWLGFTHVEFMPVAEHPFGGSWGYQVTSYFAPTSRFGHPDEFRYLVDTLHQAGIGVLLDWVPAHFPKDSWALAQFDGEPLYEHADPNLGEHPDWGTLIFDFGRTEVRNFLVANALYWLDEFHIDGLRVDAVASMLYLDYSRQDGQWQPNRFGGRENLEAISFLQEVNATVYKTHPGAVMIAEESTAFPGVTAPTSHGGLGFGLKWNMGWMHDSLKYISEEPINRKWHHGTVTFSMVYAFTENFLLPISHDEVVHGKGSMLRKMPGDRWQQLANLRAFLAYQWAHPGKQLIFMGTEFGQEAEWSEQHGLDWWLADIPAHNGVQLLTKDLNEVYSSTPALYTRDNEPGGFQWINGGDADRNVLSFIRWDKENNPLVCAINFSGMPHVGYTLGVPEAGAWTEVLNTDATTYGGSGVLNSGELKATDQGQDGQPATLSVTLPPLGAAYFKPGAPAGS, from the coding sequence ATGAACCAGCCAATACTCACCCCCGCCCTCACTGCCCTCCTCCAGGAATGGCTGCCACGGCAGCGCTGGTTTCCGGTCAAGACGCCCGACTTTGAGATGTCCCAGGCCGGCAGCCTGGGGCTCGAGGACCCCTCGGGCCACGCCGGGCTGGCCGTGTTCCTCCTGAGCGTCACCACGCAGACGCCCGACGGCGGCAGGCGGACTGCCGTTGTCCAGGTTCCCTTGAGTTTCCGGCAGGCGCCGGCTGCCGGGATGGAGCGTGCCCTTGTGGGGCAGGCAGCAGGAATGGATCCATCCAGGACCTGGGTCTATGACGCCGTCCACGATCCCGACTTCGTGGGCAGTTTGCTTGAGCTCATCCGGAACCGGGAAAAGGCGCCCAACGGAACCGCCGCCGGCTTCCGCGCCGACGGTGAGCGGCGGCTGCCTACCAGCCGCGGCGTAGTGAAGGTGCTGTCAGGCGAGCAGTCCAACAGTTCAGTCATTGTGGACGACGGCGAGTCCGCCGCCATCCTGAAAGTGTTCCGGGTGCTGTCCGACGGCACCAATCCGGAAGTTGAAGTGGGCGCTGCGCTGACCGCCGCCGGCACGTTGGAAGTTCCCGCCACCCTGGGCTGGGTGCGCGGCGAATGGCTCGCCCAGGCGGCAAACGGATCGGCAGCCAACGGCACTGGTCCGCGGTATGTCCAGGGCGAACTGGCCGTGGCGCACGAGTTCCTGGCGGGTGGCCGGGACGCATGGCTGCTGGCCGTTGACGCCGCCAGGTCCGGCACTGACTTCACGGCAGAAGCCCGCGCGCTCGGTGCGGCCACGGCCACCGTCCACCAGCGGCTGGCCGAAGCGCTGGGTCAGTCAGAAGAGCACCAGCCCGGCCAGGTCATCGCTCCCGCTGTAGCCCAGCGCGTCCGCCAGGCATGGGCGGAAGCCGGAAGCGCCGTCGGCCCTTATGACGACGCCCTGACCGCACTCCTCGACCAGCTGGACCACGCCCCGGCCGGCCCGCTGCAGCGGATCCACGGGGACCTCCACCTCGGCCAGATCCTCCAGGTCCCTGGGCCGGCGGGAGGCCCTGCGCGTTGGGCGATCCTCGACTTCGAAGGCGAACCGCTGCGGCCCGTCGCAGAACGCAACGTCCCCGACGTTCCGCTGAGAGACGTCGTCGGCATGCTGCGGTCCTTCGACTACGCGGCCGGAGCAGCCCAGCGCGAACAGGAAGGGGCCCAGGTCCCCGCCAACTGGGTTGACGACTGCGCGGAGGCCTTCCTGGCAGGGTACGCGGCTGTCACGCCCGGGCTTGTGGACAGGGAGTCGCCCCTCTTTGTGGCATTGTGGCTGGACAAGGCACTGTACGAAGTAGTTTATGAATTGCGTAACAGGCCCGACTGGTTGGCGATCCCCGTGAACGCCTCCCGGCGGCTCCTGGGCGGTAACGGCGCCGGCAATCACGCCGGGGCAGCATCGGAAGGTAACGAAATGACAGGCTCAGCACGAACTGACCGGCCGGGGGTGCCGCTGCACGTAGACGAAGGCACCCTGGGCAAGATCGCGAACGGTGAACACCACGCACCCCACTCTGTCCTGGGCGCGCACCTGGACGATTACGGCCACGTCACCATCCGTACGGTGAAGCACCTCGCGGAAGCAGTGACGGTGATAACCCCGGCGGGCGAAGTTCCGATGGAACATGAAGCCCACGGCGTGTGGGTGGCAGTCCTTGAACCGCTGCAGCAGGGGCATGTTCCCGACTACCGCCTGTCGGTCACCTACCCCGGCGCCGAACCGGTCACCATGGACGAGCCCTACCGGTACCTGCCCACTGTGGGTGAAGTGGACCTGCACCTCATCGGTGAGGGCCGGCACGAAAAGCTGTGGGAGGTGCTCGGCGCACACGTCCAGCACTACAAGTCCGCACTGGGGGACGTGGACGGTGTTTCGTTTGCCGTGTGGGCACCCAACGCCCAGGCCGTGCGCGTCAAGGGCGACTTCAACGCCTGGGACGGACGCGAGAACTCCCTGCGTTCGTTGGGCTCCTCAGGGGTATGGGAACTCTTTGTTCCGGGCGTTTTGGCAGGGGCGTGCTACAAGTTCGAAATCAGGACCAAGGCCGGCCACTGGGTGGAGAAGGCAGATCCCCTGGCCTTCGGTACAGAGGTGCCCCCGCTGACCGCTTCCCGGGTGGTTGAGCCTTCGTACGCCTTCAAGGACGACGAATGGATGGAGGCACGCGCCCAGCGGGATCCCCACAACTCGGCGATGAGCGTTTACGAGGTGCACCTCGGTTCCTGGCGGCTGGGACTCGGCTACCGGGAACTCGCCAAGGAACTGGTGGACTACGTTAAATGGCTCGGCTTCACGCACGTGGAGTTCATGCCCGTGGCTGAGCACCCCTTCGGCGGATCCTGGGGCTACCAGGTCACCTCGTACTTCGCGCCCACCTCCCGGTTCGGCCACCCCGACGAGTTCCGCTACCTGGTGGACACCCTTCACCAGGCGGGTATCGGCGTACTGCTGGACTGGGTCCCGGCCCACTTCCCCAAGGACTCCTGGGCACTCGCGCAGTTCGACGGCGAGCCCCTGTACGAGCACGCAGACCCGAACCTGGGGGAGCACCCTGACTGGGGCACCCTGATCTTCGACTTCGGCCGGACCGAAGTCCGGAACTTCCTGGTGGCCAACGCCCTGTACTGGCTGGACGAGTTCCACATCGACGGCCTGCGCGTGGACGCCGTGGCTTCCATGCTCTACCTCGACTACTCGCGGCAGGACGGGCAGTGGCAGCCCAACAGATTCGGCGGCAGGGAAAACCTGGAAGCCATTTCCTTCCTCCAGGAAGTCAACGCCACGGTGTACAAGACGCACCCCGGCGCCGTGATGATCGCCGAAGAGTCCACCGCGTTTCCGGGGGTCACCGCTCCCACCAGCCATGGCGGCCTCGGCTTCGGCCTGAAGTGGAACATGGGATGGATGCACGATTCGCTCAAGTACATTTCCGAGGAGCCGATCAACCGCAAATGGCACCACGGCACGGTCACGTTTTCCATGGTGTACGCCTTTACGGAGAACTTCCTGCTTCCCATCAGCCACGATGAGGTAGTCCACGGCAAGGGCTCCATGCTCCGCAAGATGCCCGGCGACCGCTGGCAGCAGCTCGCAAACCTGCGCGCTTTCCTGGCCTACCAGTGGGCCCACCCGGGCAAGCAGCTGATCTTCATGGGCACGGAGTTTGGCCAGGAAGCAGAATGGTCCGAACAGCATGGGCTCGACTGGTGGCTTGCCGACATCCCCGCACACAACGGCGTGCAACTGCTCACCAAGGACCTCAACGAGGTCTACAGTTCCACGCCGGCGCTGTACACCAGGGACAACGAGCCTGGGGGCTTCCAGTGGATCAACGGGGGAGACGCGGACCGGAACGTCCTGTCCTTCATCCGTTGGGACAAGGAGAACAACCCGCTGGTCTGCGCCATCAACTTCTCCGGAATGCCGCACGTCGGTTACACCCTGGGGGTGCCGGAGGCCGGAGCCTGGACCGAAGTGCTGAATACGGATGCCACCACTTACGGCGGATCCGGTGTCCTCAACTCCGGTGAATTGAAGGCAACGGACCAGGGGCAGGACGGTCAGCCGGCAACGCTGAGCGTCACCCTGCCGCCGCTGGGGGCCGCCTACTTCAAGCCGGGAGCTCCGGCGGGCAGCTAG